The Caviibacter abscessus genome window below encodes:
- the trmB gene encoding tRNA (guanosine(46)-N7)-methyltransferase TrmB has product MINYNGQELWTYFFNKPKRYYNKYMFEMVEYPNYLIFSGEEIKNLKGNWNNVFQNENGIYLEIGSGSGNFTIEMATKHKDKNFIGDELRLKRLVYSAKKSEKRDLKNIKFIRYDATHLNEFIAHDELSGLFINFPDPWEGEEHKRILSESLLNTLRPLLKDNSKIYFKTDHLDYYNSVLELIKKTDNYKVIYHTDDLHNTDYKPENIRTEFENLFINKLKISIKYIEILKCKE; this is encoded by the coding sequence ATGATTAATTATAATGGGCAGGAACTTTGGACTTACTTTTTTAATAAGCCAAAAAGATATTACAATAAATATATGTTTGAAATGGTTGAATACCCAAATTATTTAATATTTTCAGGTGAAGAAATTAAAAATCTAAAAGGCAATTGGAATAATGTTTTCCAAAATGAAAATGGTATTTATCTTGAAATAGGATCAGGTAGCGGTAATTTCACTATTGAAATGGCTACTAAACATAAAGACAAAAATTTTATTGGTGATGAACTAAGGCTTAAAAGACTTGTCTATTCTGCTAAAAAATCAGAAAAACGTGATTTAAAAAATATTAAATTTATAAGATATGATGCTACTCATTTAAATGAATTTATAGCTCATGATGAACTTTCCGGTCTTTTTATAAACTTCCCTGATCCTTGGGAAGGTGAAGAACATAAAAGAATATTGTCAGAAAGCTTACTTAATACTTTAAGACCTCTGCTAAAAGACAATTCAAAAATATATTTTAAAACAGATCATCTAGATTACTATAACTCTGTCTTAGAGTTAATAAAAAAAACTGATAATTACAAAGTAATTTATCACACTGACGATTTACATAACACTGACTACAAACCAGAAAACATTAGAACTGAGTTTGAAAATTTATTTATTAATAAATTAAAAATAAGTATTAAATATATTGAAATTTTAAAATGTAAGGAATAG